One Xyrauchen texanus isolate HMW12.3.18 chromosome 2, RBS_HiC_50CHRs, whole genome shotgun sequence genomic window carries:
- the LOC127658709 gene encoding chondroitin sulfate glucuronyltransferase-like translates to MRLASSFLAVFRPALPLILGLSLGCSLSLLMVSWTQGETDDSCGDELGNGGLLHNGHIKDLKDGKDGDGNEDFKPRIVPYHKDPNKPHKKVFRTRYIHTELGIRERLLVGILSSRATLNTLGVAVNKTIAHHFHRTFFFTGLRSAKALHGMAVVAHGDDRPVWLMYETIRHLHQHHGNEYDWFYLAQDDAYTQAERVMELVNHLGTGQDIYMGRAEEFIGGEERARYCHGGYGYLLSRSLLDRLQPHLDTCRNDILSVRPDEWLGRCIIDYLGLSCVEKHKEMTYRYFELQKNVDPEREDSAKFKNAFTVHPVSEPALMYRLHKRYNQIELDWTYAQIQQLQMQINNISELTPEGKAGATWPIGINPPFRPKTRFEVINWEYFTEEHIYSCTDSSPKCELRGADRADVNSVLETAVACLNERYQPQLRFRKRRLLNGYRRFDPARGMEYVLDLALEVFTQKGHSQVLAKRVSLLKPLSAVEIIPMPYVTEATRVQVILPVTAHEQDFVGNFLDMYVMNALDTHDNALLTFLFVYDPFDAQRVSQTDVFAGVKAMIGEVEKRYSNVKIPWISVKTEVPSQVKLMDIISKKHPVDTLFFLASVWTEVNADFLNRCRMNAISNWQVFFPIHFQEYSPVLVYRDQQPSVASSFSSETLRDGHFDRHVFEEACFYNADYMAARTKMAADILDNDELLESMDIYEIFVRYSGLHVFRAVEPALVQKYVHRECNPRFSEDIYHRCVLSNLEGLASRSHLAMALFEQEQANST, encoded by the exons ATGCGCCTGGCGTCTTCCTTTTTGGCTGTTTTCCGGCCTGCTCTGCCTCTCATACTGGGTCTCTCTTTGGGCTGCAGCCTCAGTCTTCTGATGGTGTCCTGGACACAGGGGGAGACAGATGATTCATGTGGAGATGAACTGGGCAATGGGGGGCTCCTACACAATGGCCATATCAAGGATCTTAAGGATGGCAAAGATGGGGATGGGAATGAGGACTTCAAGCCACGCATAGTGCCTTATCACAAAGACCCTAACAAACCACATAAGAAAGTATTCAG GACTCGCTACATACACACAGAGCTTGGCATCCGAGAACGCCTTTTAGTGGGCATCCTGAGTTCGCGTGCCACTCTGAACACACTAGGTGTTGCAGTCAATAAAACCATTGCGCACCATTTCCATCGCACCTTCTTTTTCACTGGTCTTCGAAGTGCAAAGGCACTCCACGGCATGGCTGTTGTCGCCCATGGTGATGACAGGCCTGTCTGGCTAATGTATGAAACTATTCGACACCTCCATCAACACCACGGCAATGAGTATGACTGGTTTTACCTTGCCCAAGATGATGCATACACACAAGCTGAACGGGTGATGGAACTGGTTAACCATCTTGGCACGGGACAGGATATATACATGGGACGGGCAGAGGAGTTTATTGGGGGTGAAGAACGTGCCCGGTATTGCCATGGTGGATATGGTTATCTGCTGTCACGCAGTCTACTAGACCGACTGCAGCCCCACCTGGACACTTGTCGAAATGATATCCTCAGCGTTAGGCCAGATGAGTGGCTTGGTCGATGTATCATTGACTACTTGGGTCTTAGCTGTGTGGAGAAGCATAAG GAGATGACCTACCGTTACTTTGAGCTGCAGAAGAACGTGGACCCTGAGCGTGAGGACAGTGCCAAGTTTAAGAATGCCTTCACTGTGCACCCAGTCTCTGAACCTGCCCTGATGTATCGCTTGCACAAACGCTATAATCAGATTGAACTGGACTGGACCTATGCACAAATACAGCAGTTACAG ATGCAGATCAATAACATAAGTGAGCTCACTCCAGAGGGCAAAGCCGGAGCCACCTGGCCCATTGGAATCAACCCTCCCTTCCGGCCCAAGACCCGCTTTGAGGTGATCAACTGGGAGTACTTTACTGAAGAGCACATTTACTCATGCACTGACAGTTCTCCAAAGTGCGAACTTCGAGGTGCAGACCGGGCAGATGTTAATTCGGTcctggagactgcagtggcatGTCTGAATGAGCGTTATCAGCCACAGTTGCGCTTCCGTAAGCGCCGCTTACTAAACGGGTACAGGCGCTTTGATCCTGCGCGAGGCATGGAGTATGTTCTGGATCTGGCCCTGGAAGTCTTCACGCAGAAGGGTCATAGTCAGGTCCTCGCTAAACGGGTGAGTTTGCTGAAGCCACTCAGTGCTGTTGAGATCATCCCCATGCCATATGTAACAGAAGCGACGAGGGTACAGGTCATTCTCCCCGTGACAGCACATGAGCAAGACTTTGTGGGCAACTTCCTTGACATGTATGTAATGAATGCTTTGGATACGCATGACAATGCTCTGCTTACCTTCTTATTTGTCTATGACCCCTTTGATGCCCAGAGAGTCAGCCAGACAGATGTTTTTGCCGGTGTCAAAGCCATGATTGGTGAGGTAGAGAAACGTTACAGTAATGTTAAAATTCCTTGGATTAGTGTAAAGACCGAAGTTCCCTCACAGGTCAAGCTTATGGACATCATCTCCAAGAAACATCCAGTAGACACCCTGTTCTTCCTGGCCAGCGTTTGGACGGAGGTCAATGCTGACTTTCTCAACCGTTGCCGTATGAATGCTATCAGCAATTGGCAGGTTTTCTTCCCAATTCACTTCCAAGAGTACAGTCCTGTTCTGGTTTACCGTGACCAACAGCCTTCGGTTGCTTCATCGTTTTCATCTGAGACACTACGAGATGGCCACTTTGACCGTCATGTCTTTGAGGAAGCCTGCTTCTACAATGCAGATTATATGGCTGCACGCACAAAAATGGCTGCCGACATCTTGGACAATGATGAGTTGCTTGAGAGCATGGACATCTATGAGATCTTTGTACGTTACTCAGGATTGCACGTGTTTCGGGCTGTCGAGCCGGCACTAGTTCAGAAGTATGTTCACAGGGAATGTAACCCACGGTTTAGTGAGGATATCTATCACCGTTGTGTGCTCAGTAACCTGGAGGGGCTGGCCTCTCGCTCACACCTAGCAATGGCTTTGTTTGAACAAGAGCAGGCTAACAGCACCTAA